The Pan troglodytes isolate AG18354 chromosome 1, NHGRI_mPanTro3-v2.0_pri, whole genome shotgun sequence genome includes a region encoding these proteins:
- the SPEN gene encoding msx2-interacting protein isoform X7 yields MVRETRHLWVGNLPENVREEKIIEHFKRYGRVESVKILPKRGSEGGVAAFVDFVDIKSAQKAHNSVNKMGDRDLRTDYNEPGTIPSAARGLDDTVSIASRSREVSGFRGGGGGPAYGPPPSLHAREGRYERRLDGASDNRERAYEHSAYGHHERGTGGFDRTRHYDQDYYRDPRERTLQHGLYYASRSRSPNRFDAHDPRYEPRAREQFTLPSVVHRDIYRDDITREVRGRRPERNYQHSRSRSPHSSQSRNQSPQRLASQASRPTRSPSGSGSRSRSSSSDSISSSSSTSSDSSDSSSSSSDDSPARSVQSAAVPAPTSQLLSSLEKDEPRKSFGIKVQNLPVRSTDTSLKDGLFHEFKKFGKVTSVQIHGTSEERYGLVFFRQQEDQEKALTASKGKLFFGMQIEVTAWIGPETESENEFRPLDERIDEFHPKATRTLFIGNLEKTTTYHDLRNIFQRFGEIVDIDIKKVNGVPQYAFLQYCDIASVCKAIKKMDGEYLGNNRLKLGFGKSMPTNCVWLDGLSSNVSDQYLTRHFCRYGPVLKVVFDRLKGMALVLYNEIEYAQAAVKETKGRKIGGNKIKVDFANRESQLAFYHCMEKSGQDIRDFYEMLAERREERRASYDYNQDRTYYESVRTPGTYPEDSRRDYPARGREFYSEWETYQGDYYESRYYDDPREYRDYRNDPYEQDIREYSYRQRERERERERFESDRDRDHERRPIERSQSPVHLRRPQSPGASPSQAERLPSDSERRLYSRSSDRSGSCSSLSPPRYEKLDKSRLERYTKNEKTDKERTFDPERVERERRLIRKEKVEKDKTDKQKRKGKVHSPSSQSSETDQENEREQSPEKPRSCNKLSREKADKEGIAKNRLELMPCVVLTRVKEKEGKVIDHTPVEKLKAKLDNDTVKSSALDQKLQVSQTEPAKSDLSKLESVRMKVPKEKGLSSHVEVVEKEGRLKARKHLKPEQPADGVSAVDLEKLEARKRRFADSNLKAEKQKPEVKKSSPEMEDARMLSKKQPDVSSREVILLREGEAERKPVRKEILKRESKKIKLDRLNTVASPKDCQELASISVGSGSRPSSDLQARLGEPAGESVENQEVQSKKPIPSKPQLKQLQVLDDQGPEREDVRKNYCSLRDETPERKSGQEKSHSVNTEEKIGIDIDHTQSYRKQMEQSRRKQQMEMEIAKSEKFGSPKKDVDEYERRSLVHEVGKPPQDVTDDSPPSKKKRMDHVDFDICTKRERNYRSSRQISEDSERTGGSPSVRHGSFHEDEDPIGSPRLLSVKGSPKVDEKVLPYSNITVREESLKFNPYDSSRREQMADMAKIKLSVLNSEDELNRWDSQMKQDASRFDVSFPNSIIKRDSLRKRSVRDLEPGEVPSDSDEDGEHKSHSPRASALYESSRLSFLLRDREDKLRERDERLSSSLERNKFYSFALDKTITPDTKALLERAKSLSSSREENWSFLDWDSRFANFRNNKDKEKVDSAPRPIPSWYMKKKKIRTDSEGKMDDKKEDHKEEEQERQELFASRFLHSSIFEQDSKRLQHLERKEEDSDFISGRIYGKQTSEGANSTTDSIQEPVVLFHSRFMELTRMQQKEKEKDQKPKEVEKQEDTENHPKTPESAPENKDSELKTPPSVGPPSVTVVTLESAPSALEKTTGDKTVEAPLVTEEKTVEPATVSEEAKPASEPAPAPVEQLEQVDLPPGADPNKEAAVMPAGVEEGSSGDQPPYLDAKPPTPGASFSQAESNVDPEPDSTQPLSKPAQKSEEASEPKAEKPDATADAEPDANQKAEAAPESQPPASEDLEVDPPVAAKDKKPNKSKRSKTPVQAAAVSIVEKPVTRKSERIDREKLKRSNSPRGEAQKLLELKMEAEKITRTASKNSAADLEHPEPSLPLSRTRRRNVRSVYATMGDHENRSPVKEPVEQPRVTRKRLERELQEAAAVPTTPRRGRPPKTRRRADEEEENEAKEPAETLKPPEGWRSPRSQKTAAGGGPQGKKGKNEPKVDATRPEATTEVGPQIGVKESSMEPKAAEEEAGSEQKRDRKDAGTDKNPPETAPVEVVEKKPAPEKNSKSKRGRSRNSRLAVDKSASLKNVDAAVSPRGAAAQAGERESGVVAVSPEKSESPQKEDGLSSQLKSDPVDPDKEPEKEDVSASGPSPEATQLAKQMELEQAVEHIAKLAEASAAYKADAPEGLAPEDRDKPAHQASETELAAAIGSIINDISGEPENFPAPPPYPGESQTDLQPPAGAQALQPSEEGMETDEAVSGILETEAATESSRPPVNAPDPSAGPTDTKEARGNSSETSHSVPEAKGSKEVEVTLVRKDKGRQKTTRSRRKRNTNKKVVAPVESHVPESDQAQGESPAANEGTTVQHPEAPQEEKQSEKPHSTPPQSCTSDLSKIPPPENSSQEISVEERTPTKASVPSDLPPPPQPAPVDEEPQARFRVHSIIESDPVTPPSDPSIPIPTLPSVTAAKLSPPVASGGIPHQSPPTKVTEWITRQEEPRAQSTPSPALPPDTKASDVDTSSSTLRKILMDPKYVSATSVTSTSVTTAIAEPVSAAPCLHEAPPPPVDSKKPLEEKTAPPVTNNSETQASEVLVAADKEKVAPVIAPKITSVISRMPVSIDLENSQKITLAKPAPQTLTGLVSALTGLVNVSLVPVNALKGPVKGSVTTLKSLVSTPAGPVNVLKGPVNVLTGPVNVLTTPVNATVGTVNAAPGTVNAAASAVNATASAVTVTAGAVTAASGGVTATTGTVTMAGAVIAPSARCKQRASANENSRFHPGSMPVIDDRPADAGSGAGLRVNTSEGVVLLSYSGQKTEGPQRISAKISQIPPASAMDIEFQQSVSKSQVKPDSVTASQPPSKGPQAPAGYANVATHSTLVLTAQTYNASPVISSVKADRPSLEKPEPIHLSVSTPVTQGGTVKVLTQGINTPPVLVHNQLVLTPSIVTTNKKLADPVTLKIETKVLQPANLGSTLTPHHPPALSSKLPTEVNHVPSGPSIPADRTVSHLAAAKLDAHSPRPSGPGPSSFPRASHPSSTASTALSTNATVMLAAGIPVPQFISSIHPEQSVIMPPHSITQTVSLSHLSQGEVRMNTPTLPSITYSIRPEALHSPRAPLQPQQIEVRAPQRASTPQPAPAGVPALASQHPPEEEVHYHLPVARATAPVQSEVLVMQSEYRLHPYTVPRDVRIMVHPHVTAVSEQPRAADGVVKVPPASKAPQQPGKEAAKTPDAKAAPTPTPAPVPVPVPLPAAAPAPHGEARILTVTPSNQLQGLPLTPPVVVTHGVQIVHSSGELFQEYRYGDIRTYHPPAQLTHTQFPAASSVGLPSRTKTAAQGPPPEGEPLQPPQPVQSTQPAQPAPPCPPSQLGQPGQPPSSKMPQVSQEAKGTQTGVEQPRLPAGPANRPPEPHTQVQRAQAETGPTSFPSPVSVSMKPDLPVSLPTQTAPKQPLFVPTTSGPSTPPGLVLPHTEFQPTPKQDSSPHLTSQRPVDMVQLLKKYPIVWQGLLALKNDTAAVQLHFVSGNNVLAHRSLPLSEGGPPLRIAQRMRLEATQLEGVARRMTGSL; encoded by the exons CAGTGATTCCAGCAGTAGTTCAAGTGATGATTCTCCAGCTCGATCAGTTCAGTCTGCAGCAGTCCCAGCACCCACTTCCCAGTTGCTTTCATCTCTGGAAAAAGATGAGCCCCGTAAAAGTTTTGGGATCAAGGTCCAGAATCTTCCAGTACGCTCTACAG ATACAAGCCTTAAAGATGGCCTTTTCCATGAATTTAAGAAATTTGGAAAAGTAACTTCAGTGCAGATACATGGAACTTCAGAAGAGAGGTATGGTCTGGTATTCTTTCGGCAGCAAGAGGACCAAGAAAAAGCCTTGACTGCATCAAAAGGAAAACTTTTCTTTGGCATGCAGATTGAAGTAACAGCATGGATAGGTCCAG aaacagaaagtgaaaATGAATTTCGCCCCTTGGATGAAAGGATAGATGAATTTCACCCCAAAGCAACAAGAACTCTCTTTATTGGCAACCTTGAAAAAACCACTACTTACCATGACCTTCGCAACATCTTCCAGCGCTTTGGAGAAATTGTG GATATTGACATTAAGAAAGTAAATGGAGTTCCTCAGTATGCGTTTCTGCAATACTGTGATATTGCTAGCGTTTGTAAAGCTATTAAGAAGATGGATGGGGAATATCTTGGAAATAATCGCCTCAAG CTGGGTTTTGGAAAGAGCATGCCTACAAACTGCGTGTGGCTAGATGGGCTTTCTTCGAATGTGTCAGATCAGTATTTAACACGACATTTCTGCCGATATGGGCCTGTGTTAAAG gtGGTGTTTGACCGCTTAAAAGGCATGGCCCTGGTTCTCTACAATGAAATTGAATATGCACAAGCAGCTGTAAAAGAGACCAAAGGAAGGAAAATCGGTGGGAATAAAATTAAG gtggatTTTGCAAATCGGGAAAGTCAGCTGGCTTTTTATCACTGCATGGAGAAATCTGGTCAAGACATCAGAGACTTTTATGAAATGTTAGCCGAAAGAAG AGAGGAACGAAGGGCATCCTACGACTATAACCAAGATCGTACATATTATGAGAGTGTTCGAACTCCAGGCACTTATCCTGAGGATTCCAGGCGGGACTATCCAGCTCGAGGGAGAGAGTTTTATTCAGAATGGGAAACTTACCAAGGAGACTACTATGAATCACGATACTACGATGATCCTCGGGAATACAGGGATTACAGGAATGATCCTTATGAACAAGATATTAGGGAATATAGTTACAGGCAAAGGGAACGAGAAAGAGAACGTGAAAGATTTGAGTCTGACCGGGACAGAGACCATGAGAGGAGGCCAATTGAACGAAGTCAAAGTCCTGTTCACTTGCGACGTCCACAGAGTCCTGGAGCGTCTCCCTCTCAGGCAGAGAGGTTGCCGAGTGATTCTGAGAGGAGGCTTTACAGCCGATCCTCAGACCGGAGTGGAAGCTGTAGCTCACTCTCCCCTCCAAGATATGAGAAACTTGACAAATCTCGTTTGGAGCGctatacaaaaaatgaaaagacagataAAGAACGAACTTTTGATCCAGagagagtggagagagagagacgcTTAATACGGAAGGAAAAAGTGGAAAAGGACAAAACTGACAAGCAGAAACGCAAAGGAAAGGTTCACTCCCCTAGTTCTCAGTCTTCAGAAACGGACCAAGAAAATGAGCGAGAGCAAAGCCCTGAAAAGCCCAGGAGTTGTAATAAACTGAGCAGAGAGAAAGCTGACAAAGAGGGAATAGCGAAAAACCGCCTGGAACTCATGCCTTGCGTGGTTTTGACTCgagtgaaagagaaagagggaaaggtcATTGACCACACTCCtgtggaaaagttgaaagccAAGCTTGATAATGACACTGTCAAATCTTCTGCCCTGGACCAGAAACTTCAGGTCTCTCAGACGGAGCCTGCAAAATCTGACTTGTCTAAACTGGAATCAGTTAGAATGAAAGTACCAAAGGAAAAGGGGCTTTCAAGCCATGTTGAAGTGGTGGAGAAGGAAGGCAGGCTTAAAGCCAGGAAGCACCTCAAGCCTGAGCAGCCTGCAGATGGGGTAAGTGCTGTGGATCTGGAGAAGCTGGAAGCAAGGAAAAGGCGCTTTGCAGATTCcaatttaaaagcagaaaagcaaAAACCAGAGGTCAAGAAAAGCAGTCCAGAGATGGAGGATGCTCGCATGCTTTCAAAAAAGCAGCCTGACGTGTCCTCTAGAGAGGTCATTCTGCTGAGGGAAGGAGAGGCTGAAAGAAAGCCTGTGAGGAAAGAAATTCTTAAAAGAGaatctaaaaaaatcaaactggaCAGACTTAATACTGTTGCCAGCCCCAAAGACTGTCAGGAGCTTGCCAGTATTTCTGTTGGGTCTGGCTCAAGGCCCAGCTCAGACCTACAAGCAAGACTGGGAGAACCAGCAGGTGAATCTGTGGAAAATCAAGAAGTCCAATCAAAAAAGCCCATTCCCTCAAAACCACAACTCAAACAGCTGCAGGTATTAGATGATCAAGGACCAGAGAGAGAAGACGTTAGGAAAAACTATTGCAGTCTTCGTGATGAAACACCTGAACGTAAATCAGGCCAAGAGAAATCACATTCAgtaaatactgaagaaaaaattGGCATTGACATCGATCACACGCAGAGTTACCGAAAACAAATGGAACAGAGTCGTAGGAAACAGCAGATGGAAATGGAAATAGCCAAGTCTGAGAAGTTTGGCAGTCCTAAAAAAGATGTAGATGAATATGAAAGACGTAGCCTCGTTCACGAGGTAGGCAAACCCCCTCAAGATGTCACTGATGACTCTCCTCCtagcaaaaagaaaaggatggaTCATGTCGATTTTGATATCTGCACCAAGCGAGAACGGAATTACAGAAGTTCACGCCAAATCAGCGAAGATTCTGAAAGGACTGGTGGTTCTCCCAGTGTCCGACATGGTTCCTTCCATGAAGATGAGGATCCCATAGGCTCCCCTAGGCTACTGTCAGTAAAAGGGTCTCCTAAAGTAGATGAAAAAGTCCTCCCCTATTCTAACATAACAGTCAGGGAAGAGTCTTTAAAATTTAATCCTTATGATTCTAGCAGGAGAGAACAGATGGCAGATATGGCCAAAATAAAACTATCTGTCTTGAATTCTGAAGATGAACTAAATCGTTGGGACTCTCAGATGAAACAGGATGCCAGCAGATTTGATGTGAGTTTCCCAAACAGCATAATTAAGAGAGATAGCCTTCGAAAAAGGTCTGTACGAGATCTGGAACCTGGTGAGGTGCCTTCTGATTCTGACGAAGATGGTGAACACAAATCCCACTCACCCAGAGCCTCTGCATTATATGAAAGTTCTCGATTGTCTTTTTTATTGAGGGACAGAGAAGACAAGCTACGTGAGCGAGATGAAAGACTCTCTAGTTCTTTAGAAAGGAACAAATTTTACTCTTTTGCATTGGATAAGACAATCACACCAGACACTAAAGCTTTGCTTGAAAGAGCTAAATCCCTCTCTTCATCTCGTGAAGAAAATTGGTCTTTTCTTGATTGGGACTCCCGATTTGCAAATTTTCGAaacaacaaagataaagaaaaggttGACTCTGCTCCAAGACCTATTCCATCCTGGtacatgaaaaagaagaaaattaggaCTGATTCAGAAGGGAAAATGGATGATAAGAAAGAGGACCATAAAGAAGAAGAGCAAGAGAGGCAGGAATTGTTTGCTTCTCGTTTTTTACACAGCTCAATCTTTGAACAAGATTCCAAGCGATTGCAGCAtctagagagaaaagaggaagattCTGACTTCATTTCTGGTAGGATCTATGGGAAGCAGACATCTGAGGGAGCAAACAGCACAACTGATTCCATTCAAGAACCAGTAGTTCTGTTCCATAGCAGATTTATGGAGCTCACACGGatgcaacagaaagaaaaagaaaaagaccagaAACCCAAAGAGGTTGAGAAACAGGAAGATACAGAGAATCATCCCAAGACCCCAGAATCTGCTCCTGAGAATAAAGATTCAGAACTGAAAACTCCACCTTCCGTTGGGCCTCCAAGTGTCACAGTCGTAACTCTAGAATCAGCCCCATCAGCACTAGAGAAGACCACTGGTGACAAAACGGTAGAGGCACCTTTGGTAACAGAAGAGAAGACTGTGGAGCCAGCTACCGTCTCAGAAGAAGCAAAGCCTGCATCTGAACCTGCTCCTGCCCCTGTGGAACAGCTGGAACAAGTAGACCTGCCCCCAGGAGCAGACCCCAATAAAGAAGCTGCCGTGATGCCTGCGGGTGTTGAGGAAGGTTCATCAGGTGACCAGCCGCCTTATCTGGATGCCAAGCCTCCAACTCCCGGGGCCTCGTTTTCCCAGGCAGAGAGCAACGTAGATCCAGAGCCTGACAGTACCCAGCCACTTTCAAAACCAGCTCAGAAGTCtgaggaagccagtgagccaaAGGCCGAAAAGCCAGACGCCACTGCAGATGCTGAGCCTGATGCAAACCAGAAAGCCGAAGCTGCACCTGAGTCTCAGCCCCCAGCTTCTGAAGATTTAGAGGTTGATCCTCCAGTTGCTGCAAAGgataaaaagccaaacaaaagcAAGCGTTCAAAGACCCCTGTTCAGGCAGCTGCAGTGAGTATCGTGGAGAAGCCCGTCACAAGGAAGAGTGAGAGGATAGACCGGGAAAAACTCAAGCGGTCCAATTCTCCTCGGGGAGAAGCACAGAAGCTTTTGGAattgaagatggaggcagagaagaTTACAAGGACTGCTTCTAAAAACTCTGCTGCAGACCTTGAACATCCCGAACCAAGTTTGCCTCTCAGCCGAACAAGGCGCCGGAATGTAAGGAGCGTCTATGCAACCATGGGTGACCATGAAAACCGCTCGCCTGTCAAAGAGCCCGTTGAGCAACCAAGAGTGACCAGAAAGAGATTGGAGCGAGAGCTTCAGGAGGCTGCAGCGGTTCCCACCACCCCTCGGAGGGGAAGGCCTCCAAAGACACGCCGGCGAGCCGATGAAGAGGAGGAGAACGAGGCCAAGGAACCTGCAGAAACACTCAAGCCACCTGAGGGATGGCGGTCGCCAAGGTCCCAGAAAACTGCAGCTGGTGGTGGACCCcaagggaaaaagggaaaaaatgaaccGAAGGTGGATGCTACACGTCCTGAGGCCACCACTGAGGTGGGCCCCCAAATAGGCGTGAAAGAGAGCTCCATGGAACCCAAGGCTGctgaggaggaggcagggagtgaACAGAAACGTGACAGAAAAGATGCTGGCACAGACAAAAACCCCCCTGAAACCGCCCCTGTTGAAGTTGTAGAGAAAAAACCGGCCCCTGAAAAAAACTCCAAATCAAAGAGAGGAAGATCTCGAAACTCCAGGTTAGCAGTGGACAAATCTGCAAGTCTGAAAAATGTGGATGCTGCTGTCAGTCCCAGGGGGGCTGCAGCACAGGCAGGGGAGAGGGAATCTGGGGTGGTGGCAGTCTCCCCTGAGAAAAGTGAGAGTCCCCAAAAGGAGGATGGTTTATCATCCCAATTGAAAAGTGATCCAGTTGATCCAGACAAGGAACCAGAGAAAGAAGACGTGTCTGCCTCTGGGCCATCCCCAGAAGCCACCCAGTTAGCCAAGCAGATGGAGCTGGAGCAGGCCGTGGAACACATCGCAAAGCTCGCCGAGGCCTCTGCCGCCTATAAGGCAGATGCACCAGAGGGCCTTGCCCCAGAGGACAGGGACAAGCCTGCACACCAAGCAAGTGAAACAGAGCTGGCTGCGGCCATCGGCTCCATCATCAATGACATTTCTGGGGAGCCAGAAAACTTCCCAGCACCTCCACCTTATCCTGGAGAATCCCAGACAGATTTGCAACCCCCCGCAGGTGCACAGGCACTGCAGCCTTCTGAGGAAGGAATGGAGACAGATGAGGCTGTATCTGGCATCCTGGAAACTGAGGCTGCTACAGAATCTTCTAGGCCTCCAGTCAATGCTCCTGACCCCTCAGCAGGCCCAACAGATACCAAGGAAGCCAGAGGAAATAGCAGTGAAACCTCACACTCAGTGCCAGAAGCCAAAGGGTCTAAAGAAGTGGAAGTCACTCTTGTTCGGAAAGACAAAGGGCGCCAGAAAACAACCCGATCACGCCGCAAGCGAAACACAAACAAGAAAGTGGTGGCTCCTGTAGAGAGCCATGTCCCTGAATCCGACCAAGCTCAAGGTGAGAGTCCTGCTGCAAATGAGGGGACAACAGTACAGCACCCCGAAGCCCCACAGGAAGAAAAGCAGAGTGAGAAACCCCATTCCACTCCTCCTCAGTCATGTACTTCCGACCTAAGCAAGATTCCCCCCCCAGAGAATTCGTCCCAAGAAATCAGTGTTGAGGAAAGGACTCCAACCAAAGCATCTGTGCCCTCAGaccttcccccacctccccagccagCACCGGTGGATGAGGAGCCTCAAGCCAGGTTCAGGGTGCATTCCATCATTGAAAGTGACCCGGTGACCCCACCCAGCGATCCAAGCATCCCCATACCCACACTGCCTTCTGTAACTGCAGCAAAGCTCTCACCTCCTGTCGCCTCTGGGGGGATCCCACACCAGAGCCCCCCTACTAAGGTGACAGAGTGGATCACAAGGCAGGAGGAGCCACGGGCTCAGTCCACTCCATCTCCAGCTCTTCCCCCAGACACAAAGGCCTCTGATGTTGACACCAGCTCCAGCACCCTGAGGAAGATTCTCATGGACCCCAAGTATGTGTCTGCCACAAGTGTCACTTCCACAAGTGTCACCACAGCCATTGCAGAGCCTGTCAGTGCTGCCCCTTGCCTACATGAGGCCCCGCCCCCTCCAGTTGACTCTAAAAAGCCTTTAGAAGAAAAAACAGCACCTCCAGTGACAAACAACTCTGAGACACAAGCCTCGGAGGTGCTGGTAGCTGCTGACAAGGAAAAGGTGGCTCCAGTCATTGCTCCCAAAATTACCTCTGTTATTAGCCGGATGCCTGTCAGCATTGATCTGGAAAATTCACAGAAGATAACCTTGGCAAAACCAGCTCCTCAAACCCTCACTGGTCTGGTGAGCGCACTCACTGGCCTGGTGAACGTCTCCCTGGTCCCGGTGAATGCCCTGAAAGGCCCCGTGAAGGGCTCAGTGACCACACTGAAAAGTTTGGTGAGCACCCCTGCTGGGCCCGTGAATGTCCTGAAAGGGCCTGTGAATGTTCTTACAGGGCCAGTGAATGTTCTCACCACTCCAGTGAACGCCACGGTGGGCACAGTGAACGCCGCCCCAGGCACAGTCAATGCCGCTGCGAGTGCAGTGAATGCCACAGCAAGTGCAGTGACCGTCACAGCGGGTGCGGTTACTGCTGCATCTGGTGGTGTAACGGCCACAACAGGCACGGTGACAATGGCAGGGGCAGTGATTGCGCCATCAGCAAGGTGCAAACAGAGAGCGAGTGCTAATGAAAACAGTCGGTTCCACCCAGGGTCCATGCCTGTGATCGACGATCGTCCGGCAGACGCGGGCTCAGGGGCGGGGCTGCGTGTGAACACTTCTGAAGGGGTTGTGCTCCTGAGTTACTCAGGGCAGAAGACCGAAGGCCCACAGCGGATCAGCGCCAAGATCAGCCAGATCCCCCCGGCCAGTGCAATGGACATTGAATTTCAGCAGTCGGTGTCCAAGTCCCAGGTCAAACCTGATTCTGTCACAGCATCGCAGCCTCCATCCAAAGGCCCTCAAGCTCCTGCAGGCTATGCGAACGTGGCCACCCATTCCACGTTGGTACTGACCGCCCAGACATATAACGCCTCTCCTGTGATTTCGTCTGTGAAGGCCGATAGGCCATCCTTGGAGAAGCCCGAGCCCATTCACCTCTCGGTGTCCACGCCTGTCACCCAGGGAGGCACGGTGAAGGTTCTCACCCAGGGGATCAACACACCGCCTGTGCTGGTTCACAACCAGCTGGTCCTCACCCCAAGCATTGTCACCACAAACAAGAAGCTTGCTGACCCCGTCACCCTTAAAATCGAGACCAAGGTCCTTCAGCCGGCCAACCTGGGGTCCACGCTCACGCCCCACCACCCTCCTGCTCTTTCCAGCAAACTGCCTACAGAAGTCAACCATGTCCCCTCGGGGCCCAGCATCCCAGCAGATCGAACTGTCTCCCATTTGGCAGCTGCAAAGCTAGACGCTCATTCTCCTCGACCAAGTGGACCCGGGCCATCCTCATTCCCAAGGGCAAGCCACCCCAGCAGTACTGCATCTACGGCGCTCTCCACCAACGCCACAGTCATGCTGGCTGCAGGCATCCCAGTGCCCCAGTTCATCTCCAGCATCCACCCAGAGCAGTCTGTCATCATGCCACCCCACAGCATCACCCAGACTGTGTCCCTGAGCCACCTCTCCCAGGGCGAGGTGAGAATGAACACTCCCACGCTGCCCAGTATCACCTACAGCATCCGGCCAGAAGCGCTTCACTCTCCTCGGGCTCCGCTGCAGCCCCAGCAAATAGAGGTCAGGGCCCCACAGCGTGCCAGCACCCCGCAGCCAGCCCCAGCTGGTGTGCCTGCACTGGCCTCCCAGCACCCTCCCGAGGAGGAAGTGCATTATCACCTTCCTGTCGCTCGAGCCACAGCCCCTGTGCAGTCAGAGGTACTAGTCATGCAGTCTGAGTACCGACTGCACCCCTATACTGTGCCACGGGATGTGAGGATCATGGTGCATCCACATGTGACGGCAGTCAGCGAGCAGCCCAGGGCCGCGGATGGGGTGGTGAAGGTGCCACCAGCCAGCAAGGCCCCTCAGCAGCCAGGGAAGGAAGCTGCCAAGACACCAGATGCCAaagctgcccccacccccacccctgcccccgtccctgtccctgtccccctTCCTGCCGCTGCTCCTGCCCCTCATGGTGAGGCCCGTATCCTCACAGTTACCCCCAGTAACCAACTCCAGGGGCTGCCTCTGACCCCTCCTGTGGTGGTGACCCATGGGGTGCAGATTGTGCACTCCAGCGGGGAGCTGTTTCAAGAGTACCGGTACGGCGACATCCGCACCTACCACCCCCCGGCCCAGCTCACACACACTCAGTTTCCCGCCGCTTCCTCTGTTGGCCTGCCTTCCCGGACCAAGACAGCTGCTCAG GGCCCTCCTCCTGAAGGTGAGCCCCTGCAGCCTCCTCAGCCTGTGCAGTCCACACAGCCTGCCCAGCCTGCACCACCCTGCCCGCCCTCCCAGCTCGGCCAGCCCGGCCAGCCACCAAGCAGCAAGATGCCTCAAGTGTCCCAGGAGGCAAAGGGGACCCAGACGGGAGTAGAGCAGCCTCGCCTCCCAGCTGGACCTGCAAACAGGCCACCTGAGCCTCACACCCAGGTTCAGAGGGCACAAGCGGAAACAGGCCCgacttccttcccctcccctgtgTCTGTCTCCATGAAGCCTGACCTTCCAGTCTCTCTTCCCACTCAGACTGCCCCAAAACAGCCGTTGTTTGTCCCAACAACCTCTGGCCCCAGCACCCCACCAGGACTGGTTCTGCCACACACTGAATTCCAGCCAACCCCCAAACAAGATTCCTCTCCACACCTGACTTCCCAGAGACCCGTGGATATGGTTCAACTTCTGAAG AAGTACCCCATCGTGTGGCAGGGCCTGCTGGCCCTCAAGAATGACACAGCTGCTGTGCAGCTCCACTTCGTCTCTGGCAACAACGTCCTGGCCCATCGGTCCCTGCCCCTTTCTGAAGGAGGGCCCCCACTAAGGATCGCCCAGAGGATGCGGCTGGAGGCAACGCAGCTGGAAGGGGTTGCCCGAAGGATGACG GGTAGCCTTTAA